GGCAGGTTATATTCATATATAAGTCCAATTTATTCATATTTATATGAAAATACTCGATATGCAACATCAAAATATATCTATCCCATAGTATATAAAGTATTGGGAGCACAATCTGAATTTCCTTTTTTTATAAATAAAAAAGATTTTAAAAAGGAAATTAAGGTAATTTATAATTCAGTTGGAGGGATACCGAACGATATAAAATCTAATGAAAGATTTAACCATGCAGATTATTTTGCAATAAGAATAAATTATAATTGTGCTGATAATAATATTTTAATATATCCAGATTCAGCAATAATAATGTCTGATATTTTTGAAAAAGAAAAGTTAATCCAGACAAAGTATAAGGGAATATCCAATTATGTTTTTTTTCAAGTATCTAAGTATAAAATTCAAAATGATATTGAGGATACAATTGCTGAGTTATGCAAAATTTTGGATAATACAAAATACAATATTGTATTATGTCCAATTGGATTGGCAAAAGGACATGATGACCCAGTTATTTTAAAAAAAATTTTTTTATTACTGAAGCATAGTTATAAAAACAGAGTTTCCCTTATAGAACAACCAACTATTTTTGATATTATGGGATTTATATCAAACTCTGCATTTTACATTGGTACAAGTCTACATGGTGTAATTACTGCTATGAGTTATGGTGTTAAATATTTGGCTTTAAATCCAAATCAAAGCAAGATTGTTAACTATATTTTAACTTGGACAGACTTTGAAATAACAAATTTTGTATCCAATACTAATGATTTTTATAAAAATTTTAAAATTATTGATGCATGTGATGAAATACATTCTAAAATATTAAAATCAACCAATGAGCAGAAAATGAAATATTATGAAAGTATAAAAAATATAATTAGAATAATTGAAAAATAATGAAAATTTTAGCTACTATAATTTCATTTAATTCTGAAAAATGGATTTCTAAAAATATACAGTCATTATATAAAAATTCAAAGGATTGTATTGTTGATGTTTTAGTTATTGATAATGGATCAACAGACAAAACATGCCAAATTATACAGCAAAAATTTCCATTTGTTAATTTAATTAGAAATAATGAAAATTTAGGCTTTGGAAAAGCAAATAATATCGCATTTGAATATGCATTAGAGAAACAATATAATTATATTTTTCTAGTTAATCATGATGGTTGGTTAATGTCTGGATTTTGGGAAAAATGTGTTCCTGTTTTAACAAACAATAAAAATTTCGGATTATTATCTCCTTATCATTATGATTCTACAGAAAAAGAATATGATTATAGTTTTAAGCGATATTTACAAACAGTTAAAATGACAGCGGAAACTGAAATAAGAGAAGTTGAATTAATAAATGGTGCATTTTTATTTATATCTAGAGAGTGTTTATTAAAAACGAAAGGTTTTGATCCACTTTTCTTTTTTTATGGAGAAGATATAGATTTATGTCTAAGAGCCAAAGCGCAAGGTTATAAGATAGGAATTATTGAAGGAGCAAATGTCGTACATGATCGTAAAGAAAGATTAATGTCAAAAGAACGGTTGTATTATCATTTAATTGCTAATCATTTAATACAATTTAAGTCTATAAAAACTGGCTTTTATAGTAGTTTTTGTAAAACTATATATAGTGCTATGATTAGTATGTTATCAAAGAATAGAATTACAAGTAGAAAAGATTACATTAAATTAGTATTATATATGTTTGAAAATCGTACAACACTTAAAAAATCCTATGATAGTTTTAAGTAATGACAGGCTCTATAATAATTACAACCTACAATCGTCCCAAATTTCTTAAAAGAGCAATTGACAGTTGTCTGCAGCAAGATACAGATTTTGCATACGAAATTATTGTTGTCGATGACAATGGTCTTGGTACGCCCCAGCAGTTAGAAACCCAACAGCTAGTAGAATCTTACGAAATACTACGTTATTTACCGCTAGAAGTTAATAGTGGTGCTTGCATG
This genomic stretch from Chryseobacterium sp. POL2 harbors:
- a CDS encoding polysaccharide pyruvyl transferase family protein is translated as MKIAIFGPHDRNNYGDLLFPIMIEYAINVVNSKDYEFIKYSIVDSDLTNVGAYKSYGYKKFINQINEGEIDTIIVAGGESLGATWGRLYSYISPIYSYLYENTRYATSKYIYPIVYKVLGAQSEFPFFINKKDFKKEIKVIYNSVGGIPNDIKSNERFNHADYFAIRINYNCADNNILIYPDSAIIMSDIFEKEKLIQTKYKGISNYVFFQVSKYKIQNDIEDTIAELCKILDNTKYNIVLCPIGLAKGHDDPVILKKIFLLLKHSYKNRVSLIEQPTIFDIMGFISNSAFYIGTSLHGVITAMSYGVKYLALNPNQSKIVNYILTWTDFEITNFVSNTNDFYKNFKIIDACDEIHSKILKSTNEQKMKYYESIKNIIRIIEK
- a CDS encoding glycosyltransferase family 2 protein; its protein translation is MKILATIISFNSEKWISKNIQSLYKNSKDCIVDVLVIDNGSTDKTCQIIQQKFPFVNLIRNNENLGFGKANNIAFEYALEKQYNYIFLVNHDGWLMSGFWEKCVPVLTNNKNFGLLSPYHYDSTEKEYDYSFKRYLQTVKMTAETEIREVELINGAFLFISRECLLKTKGFDPLFFFYGEDIDLCLRAKAQGYKIGIIEGANVVHDRKERLMSKERLYYHLIANHLIQFKSIKTGFYSSFCKTIYSAMISMLSKNRITSRKDYIKLVLYMFENRTTLKKSYDSFK